A genomic window from Algoriphagus sp. Y33 includes:
- a CDS encoding lipoprotein signal peptidase, with protein sequence MNKYLKYFGIALLVIIIDQVVKMLVHFQMDFGSPGQIPIFGDWFKLHYTTNPGMAFGMELGSDYGKLLLTSFRLVAMVGIGYYLYYIIEKKQPGLYIVCIAMILGGAIGNLVDSVFYGVWLNNAPYNASTPWFHGQVVDMFYFDIWEGYLPEWLPVWGGSYTALWPIFNVADAAIFVGVAMILVFQGRFFPEKSEEVKHSKNEEAEQIAE encoded by the coding sequence ATGAATAAATACCTGAAATACTTTGGCATCGCCCTATTGGTCATCATTATTGATCAAGTGGTGAAAATGCTAGTTCACTTCCAGATGGACTTTGGTTCTCCGGGACAGATTCCGATATTCGGGGACTGGTTCAAACTGCATTACACCACCAACCCCGGCATGGCATTCGGAATGGAACTGGGCTCTGATTATGGCAAATTGCTCTTGACATCTTTTCGCTTGGTGGCGATGGTGGGAATAGGGTATTACTTATACTACATTATTGAGAAAAAACAGCCGGGCTTATATATAGTATGTATAGCTATGATCTTGGGAGGAGCAATAGGCAATTTAGTCGATTCTGTCTTCTATGGAGTTTGGCTAAACAACGCTCCATATAATGCTTCCACGCCTTGGTTTCACGGTCAGGTGGTTGATATGTTCTATTTCGATATTTGGGAAGGCTATCTGCCTGAGTGGCTTCCTGTGTGGGGAGGTAGTTATACTGCACTTTGGCCGATTTTCAATGTAGCGGATGCTGCAATATTTGTGGGTGTAGCCATGATTCTGGTTTTTCAAGGTAGGTTTTTTCCTGAAAAATCTGAAGAAGTGAAACATTCAAAAAATGAGGAAGCAGAGCAGATTGCTGAATAG